Below is a window of Phoenix dactylifera cultivar Barhee BC4 chromosome 7, palm_55x_up_171113_PBpolish2nd_filt_p, whole genome shotgun sequence DNA.
atgccggcgacgagagggagaagggggaacggggggttttgggcgttggcgaggtgttttggaggggaagagcggggtggggggggggggtttggggggtgtagagagcaatttaggtgagggggtggggagggtggggggtaatttaggaatttttaattttttaggggtgtccttagcaaatgggggagtgtagagagtatttaatttttttttaatttttggggggtgtcctgagcaatagggggggtgtatatagaaccacccaccTATTGCCCATGCGCTCGCCGCCTTTAAAGGACATCCGCCCCTTTCCCTTCTTGGCCTCTTTAAATATTCAAATGACGTCCCTTTACCCCAAGCAAAGCGCCTGTCCGAACCGTCGCGGAAGAAAAGAACCCCCACTGCCCCTCTCGTTCTTCTTCTCCACCGCACCGAGCCCCCCAATCTCCCCGGCCGCCCGCAACGTGGATCGATCAGGAGAGTCTCGCAGAAGGGTTACGACCGAGATCGCCGCCGCTGGATGGGAGGAGCGGCATAGGGAcgagcaggaggaggaggcggccgcgGCGAGCAAAGGGATCGGCCCCGAGGAGGACTGCCAGGCCGAGGCCAGGAGGAGACCATCATGTCTGCCCTAGTCTGCGGGAAGAGGTCTTCTTCCGTCTTCGAGGAGCTTCTCCACACCCCTCCCCCCGCCTCCAAGAGGACCCGCTGCTCAGCCGGCGCCTCCTCTCCCACCGCCATCCTTCTCTCCCCGGCCCGGCCCTCTTCCGCCTTCAGCTCCCCGGCGTTCGATCGGAACGACGACAACAACAACAGCAGCGGCAGCGGTAAACAATATTCGCCTCATCTCGCCCACCTGCGATCCCTCTTCCCTGACATGGACCCACAGGTTCGAAAcctcttctctcccttttttttttcattctggTGTTCTTTTCTCTGAAAACGATCTCTTCTGTGGCTGTTGCGTTCTAGACGTTTTTGTTATGTATGGAAGATGGTCACTTCTCTGTGATTCATGTGGAAAAAACGAAATCGTTTATGATTTTTTATGGAATTGAGAATGATTCGATGCTGATAAGCTTATCCTGCACTCTAGTTATAGTAAATTTGGTTCAGCACTCTAGTTCAAGTATGTTCGATTCGTGaaataatcatgcatgcatgaaatattttgattgatttaagtaaatctttttcttttagctttttttttaaagaacttATTTTCGTCATTTTTCTTATGCTTCCATGGGCCCATGCACTGCTGCTCTTTGCTGACTGGTTTTGGTTCGTTTTGTTGATTTTGTTGTTTTGAGTTGCTAGTTGCTAAAAAATTGCTGCTGGAAAAATTGAAACAAGGCGTACAGATTGAAGGAAAGATACTAGCATTGTGATGTGTGCTTTTATGTCAGCTGATTCAAaaggaagaacaaaaaaaaaaagagaaaatgaatAATTTGTAGACCCTTTGGAAGAGATTTTATGTCTTTTATCATCTGCTATTGtgtttgtttgttttatttCGTTTGATTGCTGACCTATTTTCAAGTGGCACATGCTGATTGCTGATGAATAAATTATATTGATATTTTACATTTTAGATTGTAAAAAAGAATAATTGTAAGGTATCATTTGGGTTTACATTAGAGAAAGGACAGCCGTATTATATTCCAAGTTTGGTAGATGTTGAGCTCTTTAAAAATGTAGAGATTAATAGATTTAAATATATAGCCAGCAAGATCAACTGGAAAGGCATATTCATTTCTGGTCTGTTTGCTGCTGTATGACCTCTATGTTTACATGGAACATTTgtattcttttcctttttcttgtctATTTTTAGTTTAAATAGAACAATGTGAAGGCATGATCAATCATTTCATATAAATGATGGAAGAAGTATCCATGTCAAATACTTGGGAAACACCTCCCAAGGTTTGAACATGGAATGTCCTCTCAATGGAATAAGGGTGCATTTCCAGTATAGCCTTCTTTGCCTTATCTCATTTTCAATTAATATTAACTTCTCATGATTATGGTTCAGGGAAAGGGAAGATTTATAGTTGACTGTTGGAATCAATGGAACATTTAATTGGTGATGGGAACGCGGCATCTTTTATTCTCCTTTTTTCcattcttcatttttttaagtttccttttaaagaagttgttttgtCGTTAGGTCAGAGAACATTAATGGTCAGTTAATGAAACACTACCACCTGTTTAGCGGACTTAATACGCGTGTACGCTCATATGGGATTCATTGAATCTTTTTTGTAGACAATTGTCGGTAAACCCCtgttcctccccctcctcctcctcccttcttccccctcccccctcctcctcctcccttcttccccctcccccctcctcctcctcccttcttccccctcccccccccccccccctttctaGGGCAGTTAGAGATTAGCTTGCTTTCAAACAGTCATCTTGCCTGTTCTATCTATCATATCGAGGAAAATGTTCAAGCATGAAATCCAGGTCCGTTGGTTGCGAATTTTAGTCATTCTTTATTTATAAGATGCTTGGTTTTGTGAAAATCAATTTGAAATACATCCTGAAGCGGCTAACGGcagttcttttcatttttggTGATTTAAACATTTGATTTTGGTAGCTTACAGCTAGTATGTGTGTGATTCCGTTGCACATAGTTTTTGCCTATTTAAGCTTGAACATTTTCTTGACAATTTTAGATTCTTGTTAATGTGAATCAGATCAAGTTTCTTTCCGATTCGATAGACAAGTCATAAAATTAGATTAATGCCTTATGATGTCTGTGTTTAGCTAATAAGCGGTGATGAAATTATTACAGTTTCTTGAAAGGGCACTTGAAGCATCTGGAAATGATCTGGATTCTACCATAAAGAGCTTAAATGATCTCCATCTGGAGTCAACAGATATCAACTTTGATTCTGCTGCGAGCAAACCTGAAAGTGGAATTGAAACGAATGTTCATGTTTCAACTGAAGGTATGCGTGCATTCAGATACTCAGGCGCTCATGTGGCATAGTTTTTTTTGGTCAATTAAAATGTATATGGTttacattatttttctttttgtacaccATATTGgtctttttttcccctccaCATATTTTGATTGTTGCAGGTCATGGCTTTTACCTTTAGCATCTATCTGGATTGTAGAAGTAATACAATCTTCCTTTCCCCTGTATTGATCATGTCTTATTTTTAGATAGTAGTATTTTGTCTAAAGTAGTGCAATAGCAGAATTGTTTGAAAATTCTTTTGAGTCTACCTGCTTCTATTTTcttattagaattttttttcaatgaCTTATCACTATGTAGCAGTAATATTGAGTTAGAACTTAAATATTCATAATCTGTTGGATGcatttatttatgtattttattttttatatggaCCTTGTTCTCTGCAAGGGAGAaggattattgaattattgaatatTTCCGTGcagtttttgtttttaagttcGATCTGAATCTCAATTTCTAAAGGAACATAACTGTGAGTTGGAACACAGCATTCAACTAGATCGACTTCCTTTCCGATCTCTTTCTCAGCTCTAATTCTGAATCTGATCTTGAAAACCagtttataatttttatttcatttgtaATTTTGATGCTAACATTTCTGTCTCAATATTGAAATAATCAACTCTCATGTACTGTAAATTTCTCGGTTGAGATATGGAGCTAAGAATTACCTTTTTTCGCTTGATGTATGAATTTTGTTAACTGTTTTCATGGATTATGAAATTTAGTAAGATTGATTTTATCAATGAACAATATCAAGATCATTCCACATCATGTTAGCATGGTTCCTTTCTTTAGTTTGGAGTTTGAAAATTTACTTTTCTTTAGGTAGATAAGGTGGTTGCTTCAGGTGAGATCCATTGTGGATCTAACTTTCCATATCCTTGTTAAACTCAGGTGGTTTAGGGCTGAGAACCGTAGCTTAGTTCTTTAATCCTAGTCATGGCCCCAGTCATGACTTTAGCACTTGTTAAAACTTTCATCCTAATCTTTATCCATTTCTACTGCTATCAAAATCTCATGCTAAATGTACACTTTAAGATTAGATCCGATCCATCTCATAGGAGACAAGATCCAATTGGAAACATAAATTGCTGCTCTGGTCTTGATTTCTACTTTATAATATTTAACTTTtatccatggtatgctgaatctTGGCCCGTACCGGCCAGTTCAGCCTGTACTGGACCGGTCTGGTCCCTGTACAGTCCAGTATGGCAGTGGAAAATAGTTTCGGCAAGGGGCCGAAACCGACAGGTACGGATGCATACTAGTGCGAACCGGACTGATTCACATCGGTATAAGGCTGGTACTGGTTAGTACCGGTGCGAATCGGACCAGTTCGCATCGATACGAGTTCGGTATGCCACTGTATCGCGGGTTGTGGCCTATTTGACCACATCGCGTGCATTGTGGCCTATTTGACTATATCAAGCGCGCGTTGTGTTTTTGACATGATGACGATGATCCTATGATCGGCTGGCTTGTGAGCCAACAGCAGAAACCGGAGCTTAAGCCAAAATCATCTTCACGACCGGCCAACTTCATAGCCAGCGAGACTAGCGTCGATCCAGAGCAATGGGTTGGGCACAATATTTCACGCACTCCAATAGTTGATCAGCCGCAGCCACAGGGAACCAATCACCACATGACTGGTACGAAACACCCTTTCAGAGAAATGATCGAAGATGCTCAGACGAGGACAATACAGTACCCAATCGACTCACTCAGGAGGGCGACATAGCCAGACAGGGAGCGACACGAAGAGTAAGAAGGCAGCTGCCCAGcaaaccaaaaaaaacaaagggcCCAATGAAGCGTCGAGGAGGAGACCTGGAGCAGCAACGATGATGGTTCTAGTGGTGATGGATCTGCTAGCCATGAAGGGAGTGGAGGACAGTATGATACTGCTTATGAGACACAGTTGGAGGCTGGTCTTCGATACACCGGTGAGTCTCAGTTTACGCATGCTATACAGGATAGGAACCACGGTAGGCCATCTGATAGAGCTCGTGAGGATACCATTGCATATAGAagacgggctcctcgaggtcgttcaggAGAATAGGATGCAACTGCAGATGACCTCGCATGTGGAGTAGGATCTATAGACGTATTAGGTTTCGAGTCATATACTGAATTTTATTTTCCGCAGCGTCAGATAGCCCATGACCTATACGGATACGGATATGAATTGGTGCGTCGGAGGCATCTTCTGGTGGCTACTATCCTACGCAGCCTAGAGCATCTCACGAGTCGGATTTTGCTACCGCTATATTCGGACGGGCTTCTTTACAGTCAGAAGatacctctcagagccagagcttgagcgagagatccgagagttCTTATAACTCGGCGTACACACCTTCTGAGATAAGCAGACAAGACTACAACGCTACTTGGGTAGAGGGATGGATTGATCTGCCTGCTTCTGACTATATTtatgatccggatatctacgagagccatCGCTGCTCatcccgattttagatatctgaGAGTATTTTAAAAGTATGTAATTAAATGTATCttgatttgaagatattttatattgttcattttatgatttgtattatTTGAAATTGGTAGTAATAAGCTGCATCATCTAGCTTAAACCCTGAACATAGtaactataaaaaaaatcaaaaaataatacaaaaatatcaaattaaacTTAAATTCATAGAAAAAGATCCAAAAGAGAgaacttctaaaaaaaaaatcgtgcGGTAGCCGAACCCGCCCGAACCtgtggtaccggttcggtatgtcccgaaccagtaccgaaccggtccggtaggccATCGGTACGCCTActggtaccggttcggcgaaCCATGCTTTCATCCAAGATCACATCTTGATCCGAactttttatttctttgattTCAATCATTATTTGACGTGGCTCACAAAAACTCTAACAATCTCTGCTGTTTTTTGCCTTCAATTTTAAACTAGGGAGAGAGGATAATACAAAAGAATCTGAACTTGTAGACAAATCACGTAAGAAAAAAAGGTTATATGCTGTGAATGGAAGAAGTGGTAACTCTTCTGACGTGCAGTCCATTGTTCTTGGGAAGATATGGATTGGAGTCCGGAAATCCTACTATGTATCTTTGAATACCAAGAGCTTAGTTGGTAAAGAATGACAAGGAATACAACTTTTGTGGCAAATAATGGATGCCTAAATCTCATCTAGGAAGATAATGGAGTGTGATATCTTAGTCTGGCCGATGGTATGCCATACCGTATCGAATCGGACGGCACCGAACGTATCGTACCGTACCGGTTTGGTACGGGTATGGCCGTATGGGTGgtcggtacgccaaaaaaatttcatactgtaccgatactatgctagtgtggcattGGTACGGGTCTGGtatcggtacggcgaacctcgGTCTGGCTAAATGATTCATGCTGTTTGTGATTTAGTTAGTGAAGGCTCTAGGTCATGAAGTTTGTGTTGCTTTAGAAGGAAATAGAATCTTTGGTCTTAATGTGGCTTCTGAATTATATTCAGATGTTCTTAGTTTGCCTCCATCTATTTGGCCATTTACATGAGATCTGAATTCAGCAATCTTAAGAGTTTATTATGCAAATTTGCCATAGCTATGCTACTTTTACTCTTGAGGCATGTGCTTTTTCATATGGCCAACCTTATTCCTgattgtgtgtgtatatgtctTAGTTATGCCTTGTTGTGTTTTAGACTGTGCGACTGACTGTATCCTCTTTAGTGATCTAGATTTACTAAAACTTGCAATCCTTGTTCATCTATGATTGTATTTACATGTGTTGAAACCTCAATCTGGTTGTCCATTCTTAACGTAGTTCTAGTCATCAATGAAACAGGGTTGCACATGATATTTTTAACTTACAATTACTATAACTTTTAGTAAATCTATAGATCTGTCTACGATGTTTAATGTGCCTGGCTTCTTTTCATGTCTAGTTAAACAAGGCTCTCGATTAAATGTATTTGGATGTTGAACTATAAAGTTGCATAACTATTGCTCTGCCTTCTGCTTAAAGGCAAATTTTGAGCAAGTATCTTCATGTTCTAGTCTAATGTTTAGGGAGAGCATCCTCCTTGTGAAAGGAAGTTGGCATCTTTACTATTCAAGTTTTGTTAGTTGAAACCAACTTTAGTgtttatcttatttttttcaGTGGTTGTTTCGTGAGTTCTATTACAACAGAGCATTGGAAACATGAAACTGTTTTGAATTTTATGATGGGTTAGTTTTTCCAAAACAGTTTTTCTAAGAGGCTACCAAACTCTTGTTTTTCATCAGTTTTAATTATGAGGATCAGAAGGATGAGAGAGActcatggtatgctgtaccggtcggtaccggacgtaccgtacccgtactgatgggtaccggtatcggtacgctAATGTCGGTTACGCCTGGCGTACcgcataccataccgtaccgacattcGGTATGCCTATACTAGTGCAGCACCGGTATGGGGTTCGGTACCGATACGGTGAACCTTGGATGAGACACTTTTTACATaaatcttttttcctttttgaattTCATGATATGTTAGTTTTTGCAAAACAGTTTTTCTGAGAGGCAACACTCATGTTTTGTAGATGTCATCTATTTTAGGTTGTGGAAACATGTTCTGATTACACTTGACAACCAGACTGCTGCTTAATTTTTATAAGGCTGACATTACTTATCAAGAAAAGTTTTTTTGTATATAGAGACATTCTCTGTGATATGAGCGAAAGGAAAGCATAAGCAAAAATCTGAATAAAGCTAAGGGAATATTGAACCAAATGTATAGAACCAATAGGGTTGGGAGGGTTATATGGAACCAAATGTATGGTTCGAACTATGCGGTAGCCGACTGGTCTGATTCGGTACGCCCTGAACCGGCTAGTCCAGTATAGTTCAGTCTTTCACGATAGTATCTTTTTTTGACATGCTTGCATATCCCTACCTTTTAACCACCACTACGAATCTGGGTGTTCTAGCTGTATGGAATTCTTACATAACATTCAGGGTTTGAGACCAAGGATCCACAGCCCGATGCTGTATCATTCTATCAAGATAATAGTACCTGGGATGTCCCCTGAACACTAATTCATCATGAACTGGGATGACCCTAGTGTCCTAGGTGGTACTAGCTAGGACGGACCATGATGCATTGGGGCAGTTGCATCCCAACACTTGGGACAACCTATCATTTCAGGTTACAATTTATTTCTTCCTCATTCTTATTGTAAATGGTTGCACCTATCTGTGGCAACCTGTCCTAGAACCGTATGGACCTAGGACTAGATGGGGGTGGCTAGAGACTAATCCTTGCTTGAGACATATACTATCTATTCTTGCAGGTGCTCTAGATACTTTTATGTGAATATCCATCAATTTCACCCTATTTGGTTATCAGGATTGATGAGGAGAGCACCTAATGGAGGTATCGGTCCATTTGATGATCAGGAGACTGATTGGATTCTATTGTATTTGTCATTCAAAGTTTCTAGCCCAACCCATCCTgatcttctcctcttttttcttttatatttaaaGCACTGAAAGGTCCAGCTTTTATGAATGAAGGTGAGTTGGAGAACCTTGTTTAGGAGAACAAGATTCATTCATTGCTTATTATAGGAGCTTGTTATGTAGGTTAATCTACCAAAATTATTATGTTATCATGCAGAGATGCTTATCAAAGCTAAATCTTAGTGCATTTTTTGAGTAATAAAACACTTTTTACATTTTTGAtacataataaaagaaaaatattagaattAGGATAAACCCAAAGTAAGAGCCAGACCATAGCATGATCAATCTAGGGGAAACAGCAGAGATCAAAGTGACAAGCTAAATACTGAAAAACTAACTTTAAGAAATAGTAATTTTCTGACATTGTGTGCTACTGGTATAGTGCTGAAGCATATGCTACTCTTTCTGCTCTTGTTTTTGAAGTGGCGTGTTTTGCAAATCTGGCCAGCTATGTCTGGCATGAGAGATCAATATTGGATGGTTGGATTTTGGACATTGAACTTTTAATAGTGTGGTCTTTCTGCTCATGTTTTTAATTGGCGTATTTTACAAATTATGCCAGCTAAATTTGTGGCATACAAGATCAGTTTTGGATGAGTGAGTTGTGGAATTTGAAATTTCAGTAGTATGATCTCTACTCACGGGTACAGAACATCCAAGAAACAAGTTAATTATTAGAAACTGAAATTAGTGACATTTTGTTTGATGCAAGCCAACCATTATGGTTTTTCTTAGTACGGGTGGCTGCCTGAAGTTTTCCTTTAATACTAAAATTATCATGTAGAAGAACGACAATTTAATCTTATTTTCCTTTTGCTTCATATAATTAAGGGATAATTCTCTTTcagttatttatatattttttatgtatataTGGCTAAACCTGTGTTTCACATCTTGTTTTGTTAGGTTGATAAACATCTAAATGCTCTAGATGTTTGAATATTTTACTGTTTATGCTTGAATTTTTAGTTGTAAAGAGCCAAAATAGAATCAATTGCTGGAATGCTGCATTTTGGTGCACTTAATAGTATAAAGCCAATATGCTTCCTTTTTCATTTGTTTTAGGTCTATTTTTTGGCATTTCTAGAACTTGTGATAATGAAAATGATGGTTTCGTGCAGAATATACatgtttgttttaaacctttgatatctctgacttttttcttgattttttaaaCATTTTTAAAGAAAGTATAATTACATGAAATAGTTGTATCTAGAAATTGATGGTCACATATTCTTATGTTCTTTCttaaatttattaattaaaCACTAGAATATGCTGTCAAAAGCCAAATGTCATTGTGTTTAACTTATTTATTAATGCCTTCAAGGTTATGTGCttgcaaattttttttcaatttaagcCTTTTGGAAGTTCTGTGCTTTCTCTACTTGTTCTTACATATGAACAACTCTTATCTTCTTGTACTGCTATATGCTGATTTAACCTTTTTCCTTCCATAATGTTGCTAGGAAAGAAACTGTAAAAGCCTAATTTCACAAATTATTTCCTTGAGTAATGCTGTTATTTTCTTAAGTTTTAAATGTTTAGATAGATTTTTGGTGTGTTCTGAACAATGGCAACTCCTAAGAGAGGATAATACCATACTTGTTTTTTGATACCATGCCATATAATTAGATTATCCTGGAAGGTCATGTTATAGGTCCTGATCTTTGATGGGCATGTTGTATATGATTACCTAGAAATTGCAAATATGATCTTGTCAATCACTGTGCTACCAGGCCAATACCCCGAAAAAATGGAAGATATATTCATCCTACATGGACTTGAGAAATTTTGTAGGTATCATGGACAACAATGGTGCAGAAGAAGCTGCTGAAAATCCACATGGTGCAGCGTGTCTTCCCACTGATGGCTCTGAATGGGTTGAGCTGTTTGTGAGAGAAATGACGAATGCCACTGACATGGACGATGCAAGGGCTCGTGCCTCCAGAGTGCTGGAAGTTCTGGAGAAGTCCATTGTCACTCGTGCTAGTGCTGAAGCAATGCAAAACTTTCACAAGGTATCTTATGCTTCTTTATAGCAAGTATGACATTGCAGTTGCAAAAAGAATGGAGGCATGACATTTATGATTTTTGCTAGAGTcgatatatttctttttttggatGTCTAAAATACCTTTTCATCAAACTGAGGAACTCTTATAGTTATGATCAGTTTGCTTCTGAAAACTTCTTGTATGTGAAATAGGAAAATGTGATGCTGAAGGAACAAGTTGAAGTCCTGCTTAGGGAGAACACTGTTCTGAAGCgagctgtggcaatccagcatgaaCGCCAGAAAGAGTACGACGATAGAAG
It encodes the following:
- the LOC103706495 gene encoding uncharacterized protein LOC103706495, producing the protein MSALVCGKRSSSVFEELLHTPPPASKRTRCSAGASSPTAILLSPARPSSAFSSPAFDRNDDNNNSSGSGKQYSPHLAHLRSLFPDMDPQFLERALEASGNDLDSTIKSLNDLHLESTDINFDSAASKPESGIETNVHVSTEGIMDNNGAEEAAENPHGAACLPTDGSEWVELFVREMTNATDMDDARARASRVLEVLEKSIVTRASAEAMQNFHKENVMLKEQVEVLLRENTVLKRAVAIQHERQKEYDDRSQELQHLKQLVSQYQEQLRTLEVNNYALTMHLRQAQQSSSIPGRFHPDVF